A genome region from Anastrepha ludens isolate Willacy chromosome 3, idAnaLude1.1, whole genome shotgun sequence includes the following:
- the LOC128858016 gene encoding probable basic-leucine zipper transcription factor P isoform X1: protein MVVRLKMTANQMSSNLPAKKAATKTTTQSTATMLPTLPATWRGVGASEASKQTAFRIQKQNLEKTIHTASANKQKQQQQQQQQQQQQRVQLQRNLLIGLILTAFCAQVSSMNAHIHAYAKALLDIDTYSYV from the coding sequence ATGGTTGTGCGTCTGAAAATGACAGCCAACCAAATGAGCAGCAACTTGCCTGCTAAAAAGGCTGCCACGAAAACAACAACCCAATCAACAGCAACTATGCTACCAACACTGCCAGCCACTTGGCGTGGAGTTGGCGCATCTGAAGCAAGCAAACAAACAGCATTTCGAATACAAAAGCAAAATCTAGAAAAAACAATACACACAGCGTCAGCCAACAAACagaaacagcagcagcagcagcaacaacagcaacagcagcagcgtgTACAACTACAACGAAACTTACTCATTGGATTAATTTTAACAGCATTTTGCGCACAGGTGAGTAGTATgaacgcacacatacatgcatatgcaaaagcACTGTTGGATATTGATACATATTCGTATGTGTGA
- the LOC128858016 gene encoding probable basic-leucine zipper transcription factor P isoform X2 has protein sequence MVVRLKMTANQMSSNLPAKKAATKTTTQSTATMLPTLPATWRGVGASEASKQTAFRIQKQNLEKTIHTASANKQKQQQQQQQQQQQQRVQLQRNLLIGLILTAFCAQVT, from the coding sequence ATGGTTGTGCGTCTGAAAATGACAGCCAACCAAATGAGCAGCAACTTGCCTGCTAAAAAGGCTGCCACGAAAACAACAACCCAATCAACAGCAACTATGCTACCAACACTGCCAGCCACTTGGCGTGGAGTTGGCGCATCTGAAGCAAGCAAACAAACAGCATTTCGAATACAAAAGCAAAATCTAGAAAAAACAATACACACAGCGTCAGCCAACAAACagaaacagcagcagcagcagcaacaacagcaacagcagcagcgtgTACAACTACAACGAAACTTACTCATTGGATTAATTTTAACAGCATTTTGCGCACAG